Proteins from a genomic interval of Malassezia vespertilionis chromosome 9, complete sequence:
- a CDS encoding uncharacterized protein (COG:J; EggNog:ENOG503P8GP), producing MATSLSPAQQQRARALYRTLLKTTAQVFQNDLPAKAAAHAETRRQFLQARQEADSVKIDQALDMGDQIAHLFKHNVVQGVAEEDPYTFHLRFTEHTELGSNETIKQPRRAPGLDEIQRMHTQKQRHPGTHTSTRTFATSATRPDKHNEALPRPIPRFPGIVILADGSAVQLTTTSPRHLSKLARDYTNHPLWNQTAGERSDADAEDDTGRLGRFRRRFAEEAAQGAAPAGVAFDEGDLDWMTGGREARQGSPLAAKKAKGKSRK from the coding sequence ATGGCGACGTCGTTGTCtcctgcgcagcagcagcgtgcgcgtgcactgtaccgcacgctgctgaAAACGACAGCACAAGTGTTTCAAAATGACCTGCCggcaaaagcggcggcacatgccgagacgcggcgccagttcttgcaggcgcgccagGAAGCGGACTCTGTTAAGATTGACCAAGCGCTCGATATGGGCGACCAAATCGCGCACTTGTTCAAGCACAATGTTGTGCAAGGCGTAGCAGAAGAGGATCCATACACATTTCATCTGCGGTTCACCGAGCACACGGAACTGGGCTCGAACGAGACGATCAAgcagccgcggcgagcgccggGCCTGGACGAGATTCAGCGTATGCACACGCAAAAACAGCGGCATCCGGGCACACATACATCTACGCGTACTTTCGCCACCTCAGCCACGCGCCCAGACAAGCACAACGAGGCGCTACCGCGCCCCATCCCGCGCTTTCCCGGAATCGTGATTCTCGCCGACGGATCCGCTGTGCAGCTGACCACGACTTCGCCCCGCCACCTGAGTAAACTCGCGCGGGACTATACAAACCACCCCCTGTGGAACCAGACAGCTGGCGAGCGCTCGGATGCGGACGCAGAGGACGATACCGGACGGCTTGGCAGGTTCCGTCGCCGCTTTGCCGAGGAGGCTGCGCAGGGTGCGGCGCCTGCGGGCGTTGCATTCGACGAGGGCGACTTGGACTGGATGACGGGTGggcgcgaagcgcgccagGGCTCGCCACTTGCGGCCAAAAAAGCCAAGGGGAAAAGCCGTAAATAG
- the SLT11 gene encoding Pre-mRNA-splicing factor slt11 (EggNog:ENOG503NTXR; BUSCO:EOG09263BDA; COG:A) codes for MSYGFLNKQGAASAGSSTSETPILCETCLGPNPYVRMSKQHLGKECKICGRPFTVFRWNPGAGMRFKKTEICTTCAKIKHVCQTCILDLDYGLPTNVRDAALGVETSIPMNDVNRQYFVNRMDALMDGDTHTPTHDGAGHALLRRLARDEPDYKRNRPQVCSFYARGACTRGEACPYRHEIREEQGRQSIQERYHGAHDVIGRGLLKKHAAARGLVAPSDPAIMTLFLTALPEDVTQDTLRTALLASVPSVKSDEIRSIQHVTSSNAAFLNFVSRDAAERAAEGLAVKLDFDGKEVRAAWGRTPSRVEST; via the exons ATG TCCTACGGGTTTCTCAATAAACAGGGTGCGGCGAGTGCCGGCTCCTCTACGTCGGAGACGCCGATTCTGTGTGAGACGTGCCTTGGCCCGAATCCGTACGTCCGTATGTCAAAGCAGCACCTCGGCAAGGAGTGCAAGATCTGCGGACGGCCTTTCACCGTGTTCCGCTGGAACCCCGGTGCAGGGATGCGCTTCAAAAAGACGGAGATATGCACGACATGCGCCAAGATCAAGCACGTGTGCCAGACGTGCATCCTCGATCTGGACTATGGTCTGCCGACcaatgtgcgcgacgccgcccTTGGCGTTGAGACCAGCATACCCATGAACGACGTCAACCGACAGTACTTTGTAAATCGCATGGACGCACTTATGGACGGGGACACACACACGCCCAcgcacgacggcgcggGCCACGCGCTCCTGCGACGCCTCGCACGCGACGAGCCAGACTATAAGCGCAACAGGCCGCAAGTGTGTTCTTTCtacgcgcgcggcgcgtgcacacgcgGAGAGGCGTGTCCCTACCGCCACGAAATTCGCGAGGAGCAGGGGCGGCAGAGTATTCAGGAGCGGTACCACGGCGCACACGACGTGATTGGGCGTGGTCTGCTGAAGaaacacgccgctgcgaGAGGGCTTGTCGCGCCGTCGGATCCTGCAATCATGACCCTGTTTCTCACAGCACTCCCTGAGGACGTGACTCAAGATACCctgcgcacagcgctgcttgcgtcCGTACCGAGCGTAAAAAGCGACGAAATCCGGTCCATCCAGCACGTCACCTCATCGAACGCCGCTTTCCTCAACTTTGtctcgcgcgacgctgcagagcgTGCGGCAGAAGGGCTTGCGGTAAAGCTCGATTTCGATGGAAAAgaagtgcgcgccgcgtgggGCCGCACTCCGTCGCGTGTAGAGAGTACGTAG
- the NMT1 gene encoding glycylpeptide N-tetradecanoyltransferase (BUSCO:EOG09261SS1; EggNog:ENOG503NV5E; COG:I) translates to MHASFFMANPNDARGERASMHSLARLMALLGSDEPEEAKQETREHKFWKTQPVMQHGETEDDMLGPIQPAVPPENVRGEPYPLPADFEWVTVDIEEPEDLNELYTLLTHNYVEDDDATMRFKYSAEFLHWVLRHPGYDKSWYVGVRVKATKKLVAFIAGIPQELRVRETVCQSTEINFLCVHKKLRSKRLAPVMIKEVTRRCNVKGIFQAIYTVGSVLPTPASCSRYYHRTLRAEKLLDIGFSAVPEGMSREVHIARYTLPDLTTLEGLREMRAADVGQVATLLRRYLARYDMAPQYTDEEVAHLLLSGRGDEVDGRRTKQVTWTYVVEQDGRITDFFSFYSLPSSILDHAEADTLEAAYLFYYATDVVLEAKPPSAATSGVSPYAAAIAQGKPAWQCGGLSRLYAAEMQDTCATPWHQEPLELREKLKARLQELMHDMLILAKNQGFDVVNCLTVMDNPLFATELKFGPGDGFLRFYLFNWRVRPIAGGMGIRAGEQALDPAAQDGPPPPPLQYGSGNGVVMV, encoded by the coding sequence ATGCATGCGTCGTTCTTCATGGCAAACCCcaacgatgcgcgcggcgagcgtgcgaGCATGCACAGTCTCGCGCGGCTCATGGCTCTGCTGGGGTCCGATGAGCCTGAAGAGGCCAAGCAGGAAACCCGCGAGCACAAGTTTTGGAAAACGCAGCCGGTCATGCAGCACGGAGAAACGGAGGACGATATGCTGGGTCCCATCCAGCCAGCGGTGCCCCCAGAAAACGTGCGTGGAGAGCCGTACCCGCTGCCGGCCGATTTTGAATGGGTCACTGTAGATATTGAGGAGCCTGAAGACTTGAACGAGCTGTATACGCTGCTCACGCACAACTACGtcgaggacgacgacgcgacgatgcgtttCAAGTACAGCGCCGAGTTTCTGCATTGGGTCCTGCGACACCCTGGCTACGACAAATCCTGGTATGTTGGCGTGCGCGTGAAAGCGACCAAGAAGCTCGTTGCTTTCATTGCGGGCATCCCCCAGGagctgcgtgtgcgcgaAACCGTGTGCCAGTCGACTGAAATAAACTTTTTGTGTGTGCAcaaaaagctgcgcagcaagcgccttgcgccgGTGATGATCAAGGAAGTGACGCGGCGGTGCAATGTAAAAGGTATCTTTCAGGCGATCTACACGGTCGGTAGCGTGCTTCCCACCCCGGCCTCGTGCTCGCGCTACTACCACCGCACGCTTCGCGCGGAAAAACTGCTGGACATTGGCTTTAGCGCGGTGCCCGAAGGCATGTCTCGCGAAGTGCACATTGCACGCTACACACTGCCGGATCTCACTACGCTTGAGGGTTTgcgcgaaatgcgcgcagcggaTGTGGGCCAGGTAGCTACACTCTTGCGACGGTACCTCGCGCGGTATGATATGGCGCCGCAGTACACGGACGAAGAAGTGGCGCACCTGCTCCTGAGTGGGCGTGGCGATGAGGTCGATGGGCGCCGCACGAAACAGGTGACCTGGACGTACGTCGTGGAACAGGACGGGCGGATCACCGACTTTTTCTCGTTTTATAGCCTGCCCTCTTCCATCCTGGACCACGCCGAGGCCGATACGCTGGAGGCTGCATACCTGTTTTACTATGCCACCGATGTGGTGCTCGAGGCGAAGCCGCCTTCCGCCGCCACGTCTGGCGTCTCACcgtacgcagcggcgatcGCACAAGGCAAGCCTGCGTGGCAGTGTGGGGGTCTGAGCCGTCTGTACGCCGCGGAGATGCAAGACACTTGCGCCACGCCGTGGCACCAAGAGCCGCTCGAACTCCGCGAAAAGCtcaaggcgcgcctgcaagaGCTCATGCACGACATGCTCATCCTGGCCAAGAACCAGGGCTTTGACGTGGTCAACTGCTTAACGGTCATGGACAACCCTCTCTTTGCGACCGAGCTCAAGTTCGGCCCGGGCGACGGGTTCCTGCGCTTTTATCTGTTCAACTGGCGCGTACGCCCTATTGCAGGCGGCATGGGCATCCGCGCCGGcgagcaagcgctcgaCCCAGCGGCACAGGACGgcccgccgccgccgccgctccaGTATGGCTCTGGGAACGGCGTCGTGATGGTATAG